AGGTGTGCTCCCTCAAAACTTTCTCCCTTTTTCTCCACTTTATTCTGCTGTCAAGGATCAACTTACCAATTTGTTACACTTTTGTAATCTCAAATCGTTGTTTTCATAACTCTTTTGACACTACCTATTTATTATTTAGGCAAAAAATTAAAGGAAGACAACAGAAATTCTGTCATCTTCCCCCTGTTTTTTTACCTGAGAGGTTCTGCTTAAGTCAACCATAGTGGCAGAAACTGCACATTTGGCTGACTACAGCATTGCTCCTTCGGTGCCTGTATACCGGCATTTCCAGAGTTACGTCCGAATACGGTCCTTTTGCCTGAAAGATTCACTATAGAACGACAGACCCTATAGCTTACCTCTTCGGCTCCTGCATTTTATTATGTAGTCAGCAAGGTAGTCATATTGCAGGTATCTCCCGCATTCTTCAACCGCAATATATTAAATTATCTAGAAATCCTAAATATTTCTATTATATATGGTTATTATTTATTTAATATATAGTTATTTTTTCTAATATATTGACTATATATTCACCTGCGAATATTATATAACAAATATATAATGATTTCCAGCAATATAATAAATATATTTGAGATAAAGTAAAACTCCTGGCTAGAATATAACAACCCTGGGTTCAAAGCCGAGCTTTTCTGAATAGGCCTGATATTCTTCCCTGCTTATTTCGTTCGGCCTTTTGCCTGATGCGGCAACAACTATGGATTCAACAACGTTTGTTCCGAAAGACCTTCCATCGAATTCAGGAGTAGTGGTAACCAATATTGCAACTTTTCTTGACTTTAATTCTTCAATATTGGCTTTTGTTACTGTATTAGTTATTATAACTTTGCCTGTCAAATCATCAGGCATATATCTTTTTATATAGTTAAAATCTCCGGCTATAATATCAGCTTCCCTATATAATTTAGCATATTTTACAGGGTCTTCTACAGCTTCTTCCCTATGGCCTGTAGGATATAACATATCAAATGGCAATTTTGTTACTATTGGAGCAAAAACTCTCGCCAATGCATTTATTCCTCTCGGATACCCTACGGTAACATTTATCCCAAGAGTAAAAATCAGGTCAGCACATATAATACTGCAACCTGATTCATATAGAGCTTCGGCAAGTCTGTATCTATCTACAGCACAAGTTACCATGGCTTTCTTACCTTTAAAGTCTATTAATTTTTTATCACGGACTTTATAAACAGCCTGTGGTTCTAATGTATCTCGAATGAAAGTACCATCTGCAACAGGAGTAATCTTGGCAGCCCTAAGTAACGGCAAAGCGCTTTTTAGAACATAAGTCCTGTTTTTCATCGGAAGATATAGTCCTATGCCTCCCATCCCAATGGCATCAACTTTTCCATCCAGTTCTTTGATCTTATTGATGAACTTTTCGTAGCTTCCATCAACTCCGACTCTTTCAATTAGATATTTTTCACCAAAAAATTCTCTTTCTGCTTTGTGGTCCCTTGTAGAAGATCCCAGACTGACACTGACAATACGTTTCATAAGTATCTCTCCCGTAAAAAGAATCTATCACATTAATGTATTTTAACACATTATTCATCATGCTTCTATAAATAAATAAAACAAAACAGGAGTTTAAAAAAACTCCTGCAAGAAAAACAGCCTTTTGTTGCATTCTAGTATGTTCCCAGATGGTCATAAGTACTTATAATTATTCTCTGCAACCAAAAAACCAAGGACAGAATAGATAAATCAGCAGCAAAATAACAGCAATCCATACTAGTTCATTTCCGGGTTTGAAGTAACCGTAGCTTCTTTCTTCTGGCATAAATCTCTCTCCTTTCGCTTAACTTCTGGTTAGCGCAAATAAAGGTTATTTCTACAGTATTATATTCACATCCCTAATTTTCTGTTACAGCTTGGACATGCGTAATCTTTAACAAATTAAAATACTGCAGACTGAAGAGAGATTAACCGGTTCATTTTTTGTTTATATTTATTTTTTTAATGCTATTACACTTTTACCCATCCATTTTCTTAATACTTCGGGCACAACTACACTTCCATCCGCCTGCTGGTACTGTTCCACAATGGCAGGAATAACTCTGCTTGTTGCCAATCCTGACGCGTTTAATGTATGCACAAATTCAACTTTCTTTGTTTCTTTTCTTCTAAACCTGATGTTTCCGCGCCTTGCCTGGTAGTCATTTGCGTTTGATGCAGAGCTTACTTCCTTGTAATCGTTCATGCTGGGTATCCATACTTCAATATCATAAGTTCTTGCCATTGAAGCGCTGCAATCGCCAGATGCAAGCTTGCTGACCCTGTAATGAAGTCCCAATCCCTGCACAAGTCTTTCAGCCTTTGAAACCAGCTCTTCAAAAGCAGCCCGCGAATTCTCAGGTAATGTATATTGCACCATTTCTACCTTGTTAAACTGATGTCCTCTAATCATGCCTCTTTCATCAGCTCTGTAACTTCCGGCTTCTTTTCTGTAACAGGGAGTGTATGAAAAATATTTCCTGGGAAGTTCACTTTCATCAAGTATCTCATCCCTGTGCAAGCTTACCAGTGCAGTCTCAGCTGTCGGAAGCAGGAACTGGGTATAACCTTTACCCTCGCTTCCTTTTATATGGAATACGTCATCTACAAATTTAGGAAATTGTCCTGCGGTGAAACCGCACTGATAATTTAGAATATGAGGTGGCAGAATAAATTCATAACCATCTTTTAAATGTTCTTCTATAAAATAATTAATCAGTGACCACTCAAGTAAAGCTCCGTCCTTTTTATAGACCCAGAAACCGTTTCCTCCCAGCTTAGCTCCTCTTTCATAATCAATCATATCCAAACTTTCAACAAGTTCCACATGATTTTTCCATTTAAAGTCAAATGCCGGTTTTTCTCCCCATTGACGTATTACCTGGTTGTTCTCCTTACCTCCGGGTAAAACATCTTCATCAGTTATATTAGGCAATGCTATTATAAAATCATTGATTTTTGTTTCCAGATTTTCAATTTTGTCATCAATATCTTTGATTTTTTCTGCTATGGACTTCATTTCTTCAAAGATTGGCTGAACATCCTGCCCTTGTTTTTTCAATCTTGGTATCTCAGCAGATACTTTATTCTTTTGGGCTTTAAGTTTTTCGGTTTC
The nucleotide sequence above comes from Clostridiaceae bacterium. Encoded proteins:
- the serS gene encoding serine--tRNA ligase codes for the protein MLDINLIRKEPEKVKNSLLKRNFEVDFSELLSWDKERRELIVETEKLKAQKNKVSAEIPRLKKQGQDVQPIFEEMKSIAEKIKDIDDKIENLETKINDFIIALPNITDEDVLPGGKENNQVIRQWGEKPAFDFKWKNHVELVESLDMIDYERGAKLGGNGFWVYKKDGALLEWSLINYFIEEHLKDGYEFILPPHILNYQCGFTAGQFPKFVDDVFHIKGSEGKGYTQFLLPTAETALVSLHRDEILDESELPRKYFSYTPCYRKEAGSYRADERGMIRGHQFNKVEMVQYTLPENSRAAFEELVSKAERLVQGLGLHYRVSKLASGDCSASMARTYDIEVWIPSMNDYKEVSSASNANDYQARRGNIRFRRKETKKVEFVHTLNASGLATSRVIPAIVEQYQQADGSVVVPEVLRKWMGKSVIALKK
- a CDS encoding quinate 5-dehydrogenase, with protein sequence MKRIVSVSLGSSTRDHKAEREFFGEKYLIERVGVDGSYEKFINKIKELDGKVDAIGMGGIGLYLPMKNRTYVLKSALPLLRAAKITPVADGTFIRDTLEPQAVYKVRDKKLIDFKGKKAMVTCAVDRYRLAEALYESGCSIICADLIFTLGINVTVGYPRGINALARVFAPIVTKLPFDMLYPTGHREEAVEDPVKYAKLYREADIIAGDFNYIKRYMPDDLTGKVIITNTVTKANIEELKSRKVAILVTTTPEFDGRSFGTNVVESIVVAASGKRPNEISREEYQAYSEKLGFEPRVVIF